The following is a genomic window from Kineosporiaceae bacterium.
GACTACCGCGCGCGCCGACCGGTGATGACCTTCGACGGTGACCACTGGGAGAGCTACCAGGCCCCCAGCCTGAACATCTATCTGGCCCAGGACATGGCCGGAACCGGCTTCCTGCTCATGGTCGGCCCGGAGCCCGACGTGCAGTGGGAGCGCTTCGTGGCCGCGGTGACGGGGCTCGTCGAGCACTACGGCGTCCGGCTGTCACTGGGGGTCCACGCCATCCCCATGGGGGTGCCGCACACCCGACCGGTCGGGGTCACGGCGCATGCCACCCGGCCCGAGACGGTGTCGGACTACCGGCAGTGGGTCGGCCGAGTTCAGGTGCCCGGGCAGATGACCGGTCTGCTCGAGTTGCGCCTGGGCGAGGCCGGGCGGGACGCCGCCGGGTTCGCCGTCCATGTGCCGCACTACCTGGCGCAGAACGAGTACCCCGCTGCGGCCCAGGTGCTGCTGGAGTCGGTCGGTCGCCTCGCCGGGTTGCGACTGCCGACCCAGGCACTGGCCACCGCAGGCGAGAAGGTGCAACAGATGATCGCCGAACAGCTGGCCGATCAGCCGGATGTCGCCGCCGTGGTGCGGGCGCTGGAGGAGCAGTACGACACCATCGCCGCCGAGCAGGCCGAGTCCGTCGGGGGTGGGGTTCCGGCGGACCTGCCGACCGCCGATGAACTGGGCGCCGAGCTCGAGCGGTTCCTGGCGGCCGAGAACGAGCGGCGCGGTCGTGGCGAGGGGTAGCGCTCCGACGTCGTGGCCTCACAGCTCGGCCAGCACCGCCAGCAGCGCCGCGGCGTAGGCCTGCGCGGCGTCGGCGGCCGCGTGGTCGCGCTCGCCGTCCGGGGTGCGAACCGTCACGACGTAGTCGCCGTCGGCCCGGATCAGCCGGATGAACAGGCCACCCAGCAGATCGCGCAACTGGTGCTCGGCGGGTAGCCACAGCGCCTCCTCGGCCTGCACCGAGTCCAGCGCCCACTCGGCCACCCCGTTGAAGCCGATCACCGCTCCGGTGGGGAACTCGTGCACCTGCACCGTCATGTCCGAGAGCACGAACACGTCGCCGTCCATGTCGCGGTGCGGCAACACGAACCGATCACCCGCCGCAGGCGTCCAGCGCAGGCCGGCCGCGCGCAACGCCAGCGCCTGCGCCACGGTGATCCCCATGTCCGCTCCTCGTCCCGTTCGCGCTGCCCGGCTCAGCCCGGGTGGTGAGCGCGCACGGCCTCGACGGTGTCGGCCTGTGCGGCGGGTTTGTCCGGCCGGTGGGCCAGGACCCGGGCGAACCGCAACGCCATCCCGGTGGGGTAGCGCGACGAGGTCTGCACACCGTCGAAGGCCACCTCGACCACCAGCTCGGGGCGCACGGTGACCACGTAGCCGTCATCGGCGATCGCCAGGTCGGTCAGCCGCTCGGTCTGCCAGCGCAGCATGGCGTCGGTCAGGCCCTTGAACGTCTTGCCCAGCATCACGAAACCCCCTGGGGGGCCGTAGGTTCCCTGCGGGTCGCGGGCGCCCAGGTGCAGGTTGGACAGCCAACCGCTGCGCCGGCCATGGCCGCGTTCGACGGCCAGGATCACCAGGTCGAGGGTGATCCGGGGCTTGACCTTCACCCACGCCGCACCGCGTCGACCCATCGCATACGTCGCCTCCAGGGACTTGACCACCACGCCCTCGTGGCCGGCGGCCAGGGCGGAGGTCGCGAAGGACTCGGCCTGGGTGAGGCGCTGGGCCGGGGTCTCGCCGTCCGGCACCAGGCGTGGCACCACCAGCTCGGGCGGGGCCACCGAAACCAGGGCTTCGTGACGTTCACTGCCCGGCCGGTCGAGCAGGTCGGTGTCGTCCAGGTGCAGCACGTCGAACAGCCGGGTGCTCAGCGGCACCGCGGTCCGGGCCGTCGGGACGTCGCGCCGCGCCGTCCGCGCGGCCGTCACCTGGAACGGCAACGGGCGGGCATCCGGCCCGAGCGCGATCACCTCGCCGTCCAGCACCATGCGGCGCCCCGGCAGGGCACGGACCGCCTCGACCACCTCCGGGAGCCGATCGGTGACCTCGTCCAGGGTGCGGGTGAAGACCGCGATGTCGTCGCCGTCGCGATGCACCTGCACCCGCACCCCGTCCAGCTTCCACTCCAGACCCGCCGGGCCGGTGCGCTCCAGGGCAGCCGCCACGTCGGGGGCGCTCTGGGCGAGCATCGGCGCCAGCGGTCGACCCACCTGCAGGCCGAAGTCGGCCAGCGCCGCGGGTCCGGTGGCCCGCAGCGCCGTGGCCACCGCCGCCAGGTCGCCGGAGAAGGTCATCGCCCGGCGCACCTGGTCGAGCGGCACGCCGGCAGCGTGCGCCACGGCATCGATGACCAGGCCCTGTTGCGCCCCCTGCCGCACACCGCCGGAGAGCAGATCGCGCAGGAAGAGTTGCTCGACCGCTGTGGCCTGGGCCAGCAGGGTCAGGATCAGCTCCCGCCGCAGCGTGGCCGAGCCCGGCCCGGCGGCCGCGGCGGTCTGATCGAGCACCGCGTCGACCGTCTCGACGGTCAGGACGGCTCGCTCGGCCGCGGGGGGCAGCACGCGCAGGCCGGCCCAGCCCACACCGGTGCGGCGTTGGCGGGGCTGACCGGCGAGCCAGCTGACCAGGATCGGCAGATCGCCGAGGGATGCGGCACGCAGCCGCTCGGCCAACAGGTCGACCTTCACCCGACGTCCCGACGCGCCCGCCACCGCTGTGGAGGTGGCCGCGACGTCGGCGAGCAACATGTGCCGATCGTGGTCGGCCGGACCTGTGCTCAGCGGCGTCCGCCGCCGAGCAGCCCGCCGAGCAGGTCGCCGAGGTCGACACCGCCCGCGCCGCCGCCGGAACGGCCACCCAGCACCTGGCCGAGGATGTCGCCCAGGCCGCCGCCGGCCGAACCGCCGGCCCCGCCACCGAGCACGTTGCCCAGCACGTCGCCGAGCCCGCCGCCGGACCCCGCGGAGTTGCCGCCGCCGAGCACCCGCTTGGCGAGGTAGGACATCACGATCGGGGCCAGCATGGGCAGCAACTTGGCGATGAGACCGCCGCCGGCGCCGCTGGCGCCGGCGAGCTGGCTGACCACCTGGTCCTGCTGGTCGCCGAAGACGTGGCCGACGATGTTCGAGCCATCGGCGGTGTCGACCTGGCCGACGTCGAGGTTGCCGCCGAGCAGGTTGTCGAGCAGATCGTTGTCGTGCTGGCCGAGGGCCGAGGCCAGGGAGGCCGCACCGGCCGGGTCCTGAGCGTTGGCCTGCATGCCGCCGACCAGAGCGGGCAGCGCCACCCCGATGGCGTTGCGAGCGGTATCGGTGTCGACCCCGAGCCGACCGGCGATCTGGTCGACCGGGATCTGCTCGAGAATGTCGTCGAGGTTCATGGGGTGGTGTGCTCCTTGTCGCATCGGGTCGGGCGCAGCCTAGCCCGAGGCGTCGGCCGCTGCCCCCCGAAGATGATCGAGCAGCACGGGTTCGATCACACCGACGTGCAGCCGGTTCTCGAAGTTCTCCACCCCGGCCCACGCGCTCAGCCCGTCCGGCGACGGTGGGTAGCCGAGACGTTGCAGATGGCCGTCGATCTCCCGAGCGAGGTCACCTTCCACCGGGAGCCAGGTCCGTGGGTCACTGGGTGCGTTGTACAGGTCGTGCAAGGCCACGAGTCGAGCCAGCTCGGCCATCGGGTCCCGGTGATCGTCGACCCGCAGGTCCACCTCGTCGTCCGGGGCGACCTCGGTGCCGAACTCAGCCTGGTTGGCCTCGCGACGTGCGGTCGAGACGACGAACAGGCCGGCACTCTGGCGGCCGCGACGGTCGCCCCCGGCGGCGTCCCCGGCCTGGAGGACCTGCAACAGCCGGTGTGCCAGCGGGGTGTCGGCGTCCCCGCTCAACCAGGCCCGCTGCATGGCCTCGACCACGTCGGGGCCGGTCAGGATGTTGCCCTGGATGGCGTAGGCCTCACCCTGCTCACCCGGCTCGCTGCCCCCCGCGACGCCGCCTGCCCAGTCCATGCACCCGGCGCCGGTGTAGGTCACCCCGGGCCCGGTACCGGCCACCAGGCCGAGTTGGCGTTGGTCGCGCTGCGGGTCGGCGGCGGTCAGTTCGGCCACCACCCGGTCGGCCGACAGCCCGGCCTGCAATCGGGCCAGGCCGAGTGGGCGCCAGGCCAGGTTGCACCAGGCCTGGGTGGCCAGGGCGCCGACCCCCGCCCGAGCCGCGGCGACGGCGCTGGGGGCGGCCAGGTACTTGGAGGCCACGCCCACGCCCCAGCGTCCGTCGCGGGAGCGGGCGACGATCGAGAACGTCACCGGTCAGTGCTCGACGGTGAGACGCTCACCCTTGGGCTGGCCGATCGCGGCCAGCAGCTCGGTGAACCAGGCCTGGTCGGTGTCGAAGGCCTTGCCGCCCTTGATCCGCGGGAACTCACAGACCCGAAGCGTGTCGCCGGCGTCCTCGTCCTCGCCGACCACGCCGGACTCGCCGCGCATCGCAGCGTCCACGGCGAGGTCGGTGCACCGCTTGATCAGTGCCAGGTCCTCGGTGTTGGCGGCAGCCGACCGCGAGTAGTACCCGCTCTTCTGCACCATGGTCTTCTCGGCACCCACCAGCCCGGCGAACTGCTTGGCGAACCAGGCGCCGGGGTTGATGGTGTCGAGCTTGACGTGGCCGAACGCATCGCGCTGCGGCTCCTCACCGCGGGCGATCATCTCCTCCACGATGGTGCTGACCCCGGCACCCTCGGACAGGAAGATGTTCACGCAACCGAGCTCGTCCATGACCGCCGTGAGCCGCTGCGCCTCCTCGGCGAGGTCGAAGCCGAGCTCGGGGACGAAGACGGCGTGGACGTCCCAGCGGCGGGCGTCGTTGCCGAAGCCGGCGAACTCCTGGGTGCCCAGCCACTCGCGGTACTTGGCGGCGGTGGCAGCGGTGAGCCAGCCACAGTTGCGGCCCATGACCTCGTGCACGATCAGCATGCGCGGGTTCGAGGAGTGCTCGGAGATGATGTTCTTCGCGTAGACCGCGCCCTGCTCGGCAGCGGTCCAGGCGCCGAGCGACTGGCGGATCGGGATCACGTCGTTGTCGACGGTCTTGGGCAGCCCCACCACGGTCAGCTCGTAGCCGTTGCCGTGCAGGTAGGCGGCCAGGTCGGCGGCGGTGGTGTTGGTGTCGTCGCCGCCGATGGTGTGCAGCACGTCGACGCCGTCACGGGTGAGTTGCTCGGCCGCCACGTGCAACGGGTCCTGGCCCTCGGTGACCAGGCCACGCTTCACGCAGTCCTTGACGTTGGTCAGCTTGACCCGGCTGTTGCCGATCGGGCTGCCACCGAAGCGGTGCAACAGGTGGGCCTTGGCGCGCACGTCGGGCGTCACGGTCAGGTAGCGCCCGCCGAGCAGCCCGGCGTAGCCGTCGAGATAGCCGATGATCTCGACCTCGGGTGCCAGCTCGGTGTACCGCTCGATCAGGCCACCGACGGCCGAGGAGAGGCAGGGGGCAAGGCCCCCGGCGGTGAGCAGGGCAACGCGACGGACGGTCATGGCGATCTCCACGTACTAGGGCGAGCAGGACGGTCGACAGGACAACCGGGGCAACGCCGAGGCGGCCCGAACCGGGCCGGACCTGTCACCGACTCAGCCTAGTGCGATCTCCCGCCGTGCTGGCCAGGGGCGCGGCTGTGACGTGCGGGCAAACCCTGGGTGATCGGTAGCCGGTAGATCACTGTCCGTACTTGGCCGGCGGGAGATGCCGGAGGTGTCTCAGGCGTCTCGGCCGCTGCGCCGCGTCGTCCGGCCGAGGGCCAGTTGCAGGACGAACGCCAGGCCCAGGGCCGCCAGGACGCCGAGGTTCGCGTACGCCCAGGCGCCCTCCTTGCCGCCGAGGCCGAACGGGCCGAGCAGGTATCCCTGCCAGCCCAGCCAGCCGGCGTAGGAGTTGGTCACCAGACCCCAGCCGAGCAGGCTGGCGACCACCATGGCCCCGGTCCCGACCGGGTTGACGGCGCCGTAGTGGCCGCGGGCGTCGTAGAAGTCGGCCTCGCGGTACCCACCACGGCGATGGAGCAGATCGGCCAGGAACACCCCGCACCAGGCCGCGATCGGCACGCTCAGGGTGATCAGGAACCCCTGGAACGGGAAGAAGAAGCTGTCGGCGATCCAGACGAAGTAGACGGTGCCCAGGATCATCACCACACCGTCGATGCCCGCTGCAGCCCACCGGGGGATCTTCAGTCCGAGGGCCAACAGGGCGAGCCCGGAGGAGTAGATGTCCAGCACGGCCCCACCGATCAGGCCGCCGATGGCGACCACCGCGAACGGCACCAGGAACCAGGTGGGCAGTATGCCGGTCAGCGCGCCGATCGGGTCGGAGCTGACGGCCTTGTTCAGCTCCTCGTCCGAGGCCGCCAGCAGGACGCCGTAGAACACCAGGATCACCGGGGCGATGCTGGCGCCCACGGTGGTCCAGCCGATCACGCCGGCCTTGGACGACGTGCGCGGCAGGTAGCGGGCGTAGTCGCCGCCGGAGTTGACCCAGCCCAGACCGAATCCGGTCATGGCGAAGATCAGGGCACCGATGAACGCCTGGGTGGAGCCCGACGCCACGGCGCCGACCGTGTCCGCCGAGACGTGGCTCCAGGTCAGGGCGACGTAGCCGACGGTGAGAACGGCCAGTGCGATGGTCAGATAGGTCTGCAGCTTCATGATCACGTCGAAGCCGAAGACGCCGGCGAAGACGATGATCGCGGCGACCACGAGGAAGGCGATGACCTTGGTCGTGTTTCCCGAGCCCCAGCCGAGGCGCCCGAACACGGTGGCGGTGGCCAGCGTGGCGAGGGCGCAGAGCACCGTCTCCCAACCGATCAGCAACAGGTAGGACACGGCCGCCGGCAGCGCATTGCCGCGGACCCCGAACGCAGCACGGGAGACCACCATGGTCGGGGCCGAGGCGGCGGTGCCCGAGGTGGCGACCAGGCCCACGAGCACGAACGACACCACGGCGCCGACCACGCCCGCCACGATGGCCTGGGTGGCCGACACCCCGAAGGCGAGGATCCAGGCCCCGTAGCTGATACCCAGCACCGAGATGTTGGCTGCGCACCAGGGCCAGAAGAGATCTCGCGGGCGGCCCTTGCGCTCGCCCTCGGAGATCACGTTGATGCCATTGGCCTCCACGCCTCGGGGGGCCTCGACAGTGGGTTCTGTGCTCATGCGGAGCCTCCAGGGTCTGCTGCGAGTTGTGCCACGAGAGCGGCGATCACGCGCCCCAGCCGGGTCGCCGATGCTGCCGCCACCCGGATCACCTCCTCGGGGTCGATCGGATCACCGCTCGCCTCCACGGTGGTCACCACCGAGAGCGCCAGCACGTCGAGACCGGCCTCCCGTGCGGCGATCGTCTCGAGTGCGGTCGACATGCCGACGACGTCGGCGCCCAGGGTGCGCAGCGCCAGGGTCTCGGCGACGGTCTGGTAGTGCGGCCCCGGCAGCATCGCGTACACGCCCTCGACCAGGTCGGGGTCGAGCGCCCGAGCGCGGGCCCGCCACCCGGGCGAGTAGGCGTCGGTCAGGTCGACGAACCTCGGGCCGACCAGGGGTGAGCATCCGGTCAGGTTGAGATGATCCCTGACCAGCACACCGGTGCCGGTCGGCCACTGCGGGCGCAGCGACCCGTTGGCGCTGGTCAGCACGACGAGCCGGCAGCCCGCCGCAGCAGCCGTCCGGACGGTGTGCGCCACGGCGTCCGGCCCGTGCCCCTCGTACAGGTGCGTACGCCCGCAGAAGACCAGTACCCGGACGCCGTCCAGCAGACACGAGCGCACGACGCCGAGATGGCCCTCGGCCGCCGGGGCGAAGAAGCCCGGCAACGAGGCCGTCTCGAGCTCGGCGTGGAGCTCACCGAGGGCTTGCCCGGCGCCGGACCAGCCCGACCCGAGCACCACCACGGCATCGTGACGGGCCACACCGGTGCGCTCGGCCAGGGCGGCAGCCGCCGCACCGGCCCGCACGAAGGTGGGCGCCATCGGGTCGAACACGGGCACACCGTACTGGCGAGGCCCGACAGTGATGAGAAGGTTTCGCCCATGAACCTGCCGATGCCCTTCGTGCCCGCCCTCGCCCGTTACGACGACATGACCTACCGGCGATGCGGCCGCAGTGGCCTGCTGCTGCCGGCGGTCTCGCTGGGCCTGTGGCACAACTTCGGTCACGACGTCGGCCTCGACACCCAGCGAGCGATCCTGCGCCGGGCCGTCGACCTGGGGGTGAGCCATCTCGACCTGGCCAACAACTACGGGCCGCCCTATGGCGCGGCCGAGACGAACTTCGGTCGCATCATGGCCACCGACCTGGCGCCCTACCGGGACGAGCTGGTGATCTCGACCAAGGCGGGTTACGACATGTGGCCGGGGCCGTACGGCAACTGGGGCTCGCGCAAGTACCTGCTGGCCAGCCTCGACGCCTCGCTGGCCCGCATGGGCCTGGACTACGTGGACATCTTCTACAGCCACCGGGCCGACCCGGATACTCCGCTGGAGGAGACCATGGGTGCGCTGGACACGGCGGTCCGTTCCGGTCGGGCGCTGTACGCGGGGATCTCGTCGTACTCGGCTGAGCGCACCCGCCAGGCCGTGGCGATCTTGCGTTCGATGGGCACCCCGTTACTGATCCACCAGCCGAGCTACTCGATGATCAACCGGTGGGTGGAGGCGGGCGATCCGAGCCTGCTGGACGTGCTGGGTCAGGAAGGTGTCGGCTGCATCGCCTTCTCGCCGTTGGCCCAGGGCATGTTGACCGACCGCTATCTGGACGGCGTCCCCGCTGATTCGCGCGTCGCTCGCGGCGGTGCCTTGAGCGCCTCGATGCTCACCGACGACGCCCTGGCGCGGGTGCGGGAGTTGAACGAGATCGCCCGCGGTCGCGGCCAGAGCCTGGCCCAGTTGGCGTTGTCGTGGGTGCTGCGCGACGAACGCGTGACCAGCGTGCTGATCGGGGCCAGCAGCGTGGCCCAACTGGAGGCCAACGTCGCCGCCCTGCAGGGCGCGGCGTTGACCGACCAGGAGCTCGCCCAGATCGACCGGCACGCGGTGGACGCCGGCATCAATCTGTGGCAGGCCTCCAGCGACGCCTGATGCTGTGCGCCAGTCTGCGCGTCGTGTCCCGGGCGGTGGTCGGCAGGGTGGCATACACCGCTGCCGCCTGCTCCCGGGACCGAAGCACCACCCGCCCGGCGCGCGGTCGGCGTCCGCTCACCGTCAGGGTCCACGTCGGCGAGCCGACGCCGCCCAGGTCGCACTTGTAGCTCTCGGTCCCGCGCAGCAGGTCGTAGACCCGGATGCCCTGCTCGTGCAGGACCCGCATCAGCTCGAGGTGCGCGACGATCCCCGGCGAATACCGCATGGCCTCACCGGCGTCGTCCAGACCGCCGGTGTAGAAGTGGAACTCCTGCGCGTGGCGCAGTCCCAGCAGTGCGGCACGCCGGACGCCGTCCAGCACCAGGAAGGCGACCACCAGCCGATCCTGCGCTGCCAGGGTCGGCGCGGCGTCCCGCACCAGGCCGAGCACCTGGGGGTTGGCGAAGATGCCCGGCTGGCCGGCTGCCTCCCAGCGGCGCTGGTGCAGGCGGATCACGTCGTCCAGGTCCTGCTCGATGGTGTCCGGGCCTCCGGCCAGCTCCAGGTGGGCATCGTGCCGGGACCGCAGCTGGCGAAGGCGGCGGCCGATCTTGCCCCGGGTGACCGGGGGCAGGAGCTGCCAGGTCTCGTCCCAGGTCTCGGCCAGGACGACGCGCGGGCAGACCTCACCGGGATCACGCCGACACCGCAGTCCGGCCTCGCCCAGCGCCGCCTGCCAGGCCTCGAGCCACGGCCAGGTCTCGGGCAGGTCGCTCAGCACCAGCTCGTCGAACCCGCCGGCCCCGGCCTGGCCGGCCCACTGGGCGATGGACCGGGCCAACGCGCCGAGGGCTGCTCGCCCACACTGCGGGTCGGCGCTGATCAGCGGCGGCAGATAGTCGGTGTAGGGCACGCCGAGCGGGATGACCCTTCGGGTCCGGACGCCGGCCAGCCGCGTCGTCCGGACGGCCATCGGGGCGATCCCGGTGATCTCACCACGGTCTTCGACCACCATGATCGCCAGACGCAGTCCGGGGTCGCCCTCACCGACGTGTCGCCACCACGAGCGCATCCAGGCGTACGCCTGGAACGGGGTGGTGCTCGTCGGTGAGCTCTCGTGCAGCCGGGTCCAGGCCTCTGCCAAGGCGTCGAAGTCGGCCAGGGTGCCCACCGTGCGCACCAGCGGCCGACAGGGTTTCAGGACCAGGGTGTCGCGGGGCGCAGGCGACGGCGTGCGCGCGATGAGCGCCGGGCTCGTCCCTGGGCTGTCAAGCATCGACACACCCTAGTGACATTGGGGTGGTACGTCCGGTGTTTCGCCTCGAGCGCTACCCGGTCGGGTGCCCGGGCCCGCGCGGCCGGGTGGGGCATGATGCCGACATGAGCGCAGACGGGCCGCCGGTGACGACCGCTACGAGCCCTCGGGGGCTCGCCGACGACTACTTGGACAGGTTGGTCGAGCTCGATCCGGTGCTGGCCAGCTACCTCGGTGGCGCCGGGCGTCACGACGCATTGACCGACCTGTCGCCGACCGGTCTCGAGGCTCGGGCCGATCTGGCCGGCGCGACGCTGGCCGCCCTCGACGGACTGATGGCGGCCGCGCCGAACGGCGCCGAGGGCTGGCCAGAGAGCGAACGGCGGTGCGCCCGGCTGCTGCGGGAGCGGTTGACCGCGGCGCTGGCGGTGCACGAGACCGGGGAGCCCCTGCGCGACGTCGGCACCCTGTCCAGCCCGGTGCACGAGGTACGCGCGGTCTTCCTGCAGATGCCCGTGGCCACCGCCGAGGACTGGCAGGTCGTCGGTGCCCGATTGGGTCGGGTCGGGGATGCCCTGCACGGGTATCGCCAGAGCCTGGCCGAGGGTCTGGACCGGCACCTGGTGGCCGGCCCGGGGCTGGTCGACGCCTTGGTCGATCAGCTCGGCACCTGGGGCCGGGACGGCGGCTGGTTCACGGCCTTCGCCGGGCGCGGTGCCCGGGAGCACCCCGGCCTCGAGGCCCCCCTGGTCGCGGCGGCCCGCACGGCTGATCGGGCCGTCGCCGAGCTGCACGACTGGTTGGCGCGCGAGTACGCACCGCGCGCCGCGGCGTCCGGCAGCGACACGGTGGGGCCGGAGCGCTATGCCGTGCACGCGCGCCAGTGGACCGGTGCCGACCTCGACCTCGCGGAGGCCTACGCCTGGGGCTGGGCCGAGTTCGCCCGGCTCGATGCGCAGCTGCGCTCCGGGGCCGAGCGGGTGCTGCCCGGCTCCACCCCGCGGCAGGCGATGCAGCACCTGGACGATCACGGCCCGGCGATCGAGGGGGTCGACGCCGTCCGGGATCACCTGCAGGCGCTCATGGACGGCGCGATCTCTGCGCTGGACGGCGTGCACGTCGACCTGGCCGCTCCGCTGCGCCGGGTCGAGGCGATGATCGCGCCGGTGGGTTCGGCCGCCGCGCCCTACTACACGGCGCCGTCGATGGATTTCAGTCGCCCGGGACGGACCTGGCTGCCCACCCTGGGGCGCACCCGATTCCCCACCTGGGATCTGGTGAGCACCTGGTACCACGAGGGGGTACCCGGTCATCACCTGCAGCTGGGCCAATGGGTGTTCGTCGCCCCGCAGCTGACCCGGTATCAGTCGACCATCGGGTCGGTCGGCGCGAACGTCGAGGGCTGGGCCTTGTACGCCGAGCGGCTGATGGACGAGTTGGGCTTCCTCACCGAGCCGGGCGAGCGGCTGGGGTTCCTGGACGCCCAGCAGATGCGCGCCGTCCGGGTGATCATCGACATCGGGATGCACCTTCAGTTGCCGATCCCCGCCGATCAGGGAGTCGCCACGGCATTCCACCCGGGTGAGCGCTGGACGCCGCAGCTGGCGCGCGAGTTCTTCGCCGCGAACAGCGGCAGGCCGGGCGACTTCGTCGACAGCGAGATCATCCGTTATCTCGGCATGCCGGGGCAGGCCATCGGCTACAAGCTCGGAGAGCGGGCCTGGCTGGCCGGCCGGGACGCCGCCCGCGCCGCGCGCGCGGCTCGCGGCGAGACGTTCGACGCCAAGGCATGGCACATGGCGGCGCTGTCGCAGGGTTCGCTCGGCTTGGACGACCTGACCGACGAACTCGCGGCGCTGTAGCGGGAGCCGACACGATGCGCGCCGTGATCTTCGAGTCCTTCGGTGGCCCGCTCGAGGTGCGCGAGGTGGCCGACCCGGACTGCCCGGATCACGCGGTGGTCGTGGCCGTCGAGGCGACCGGTGTCTGTCGCAGCGACTGGCACGGGTGGCTCGGCCATGATCCCGACATCCGGTTGCCGCACGTACCCGGGCACGAGTTCGCCGGCCG
Proteins encoded in this region:
- a CDS encoding DUF885 domain-containing protein — encoded protein: MSADGPPVTTATSPRGLADDYLDRLVELDPVLASYLGGAGRHDALTDLSPTGLEARADLAGATLAALDGLMAAAPNGAEGWPESERRCARLLRERLTAALAVHETGEPLRDVGTLSSPVHEVRAVFLQMPVATAEDWQVVGARLGRVGDALHGYRQSLAEGLDRHLVAGPGLVDALVDQLGTWGRDGGWFTAFAGRGAREHPGLEAPLVAAARTADRAVAELHDWLAREYAPRAAASGSDTVGPERYAVHARQWTGADLDLAEAYAWGWAEFARLDAQLRSGAERVLPGSTPRQAMQHLDDHGPAIEGVDAVRDHLQALMDGAISALDGVHVDLAAPLRRVEAMIAPVGSAAAPYYTAPSMDFSRPGRTWLPTLGRTRFPTWDLVSTWYHEGVPGHHLQLGQWVFVAPQLTRYQSTIGSVGANVEGWALYAERLMDELGFLTEPGERLGFLDAQQMRAVRVIIDIGMHLQLPIPADQGVATAFHPGERWTPQLAREFFAANSGRPGDFVDSEIIRYLGMPGQAIGYKLGERAWLAGRDAARAARAARGETFDAKAWHMAALSQGSLGLDDLTDELAAL
- a CDS encoding GNAT family N-acetyltransferase, translating into MLDSPGTSPALIARTPSPAPRDTLVLKPCRPLVRTVGTLADFDALAEAWTRLHESSPTSTTPFQAYAWMRSWWRHVGEGDPGLRLAIMVVEDRGEITGIAPMAVRTTRLAGVRTRRVIPLGVPYTDYLPPLISADPQCGRAALGALARSIAQWAGQAGAGGFDELVLSDLPETWPWLEAWQAALGEAGLRCRRDPGEVCPRVVLAETWDETWQLLPPVTRGKIGRRLRQLRSRHDAHLELAGGPDTIEQDLDDVIRLHQRRWEAAGQPGIFANPQVLGLVRDAAPTLAAQDRLVVAFLVLDGVRRAALLGLRHAQEFHFYTGGLDDAGEAMRYSPGIVAHLELMRVLHEQGIRVYDLLRGTESYKCDLGGVGSPTWTLTVSGRRPRAGRVVLRSREQAAAVYATLPTTARDTTRRLAHSIRRRWRPATD